From Salvia splendens isolate huo1 chromosome 16, SspV2, whole genome shotgun sequence, a single genomic window includes:
- the LOC121769709 gene encoding enoyl-[acyl-carrier-protein] reductase [NADH], chloroplastic-like yields MYSLCPALGVSVDQFRASRFRSPSWDKLIKSAYNEVAESVKQDFGCIDILVHSLANGPEVTKPLLETSRNGYLAAISASSYSFVSLLKHFLPIMNPGGATISLTYIASERIIPGYGGGMSSAKAALESDTQVLAFEAGRKHGVRVNTISAGPLGSRAAKAIGFIDMMINYSLENAPLQKELTADEVGNTAAFLSSPLASAITGAVVYVDNGLNAMGVGVDSPVFRDLDIPRAQRIEERALFSRATLKRLDF; encoded by the exons atgtactccctttgtcccgctttaggagtctcggttgatcaatttcgggcgtcccgctttaggagtcccagttgggataaactaataaaaagtGCCTACAAT GAAGTTGCTGAATCAGTGAAACAGGATTTCGGGTGCATTGATATTCTTGTGCATTCACTTGCCAATGGCCCGGAG GTTACTAAGCCTCTTCTTGAAACATCAAGAAACGGTTATCTTGCAGCCATATCTGCATCGAGTTATTCCTTTGTTTCCCTTCTCAAACATTTTCTACCCATCATGAATCCAG GTGGTGCTACGATTTCTTTGACTTACATTGCATCCGAGAGGATAATACCAGG ATACGGTGGTGGCATGAGCTCTGCAAAGGCTGCTCTCGAGAGTGACACACAA GTACTTGCTTTTGAAGCTGGGCGAAAACACGGCGTGAGAGTCAACACCATATCCGCAG GCCCGTTAGGAAGCCGGGCTGCAAAAGCCATCGGCTTTATTGACATGATGATCAACTACTCATTAGAGAACGCGCCCTTGCAGAAGGAGCTTACTGCTG ATGAGGTTGGAAACACTGCTGCTTTTCTGTCTTCTCCTCTGGCATCGGCCATCACTGGAGCTGTTGTCTATGTCGACAATGGACTTAACGCGATGGGAGTTGGAGTCGACAGCCCTGTCTTCCGGGATCTTGATATTCCAAGAGCCCAAAGAATTGAGGAGAGAGCATTATTTAGCAGGGCGACATTAAAAAGACTTGATTTTTAG
- the LOC121772267 gene encoding zinc finger CCCH domain-containing protein 14-like, with translation MDNRKRGRAEFANGGFKKSKPEMDSLSSGIGSKLKPCTKFFSVAGCPFGENCHFLHHVPGGYNAVAQMMNLAPAPTPRPVGGPPLPAHQNGYGSSAAVKTKICNKYKTAEGCKFGDKCNFAHGEWELGKPIMPSHSHDNPHLAAGPMPGRFSARPELHAPGPTANFGLTATTKISVDASLAGAVIGKGGVNSKHICRQTGTKLSIRDHEANPNLKNIELEGTFEQIQQASAMVRELIVSIGCGGGAGEAGRDAPAASTGRGGNFKTKLCENFGKGSCTFGDRCHFAHGEAELRKTG, from the exons ATGGATAATCGCAAAAGAGGCAGAGCTGAATTTGCTAACGGCGGTTTTAAGAAATCTAAGCCAG AAATGGACTCCTTATCAAGTGGTATAGGAAGCAAATTGAAGCCATGCACGAAATTTTTCAG CGTTGCCGGTTGTCCCTTTGGTGAGAACTGCCACTTTCTCCACCATGTTCCTGGTGGCTACAATGCTGTTGCCCAGATGATGAACCTGGCTCCTGCTCCCACCCCACGACCAGTAGGCGGCCCCCCACTGCCTGCCCACCAGAACGGTTATGGCTCTTCGGCTGCTGTTAAAACCAAAATATGCAACAAATACAAGACTGCAGAGGGTTGCAAATTCGGCGATAAATGCAACTTTGCCCATGGGGAATGGGAGCTCGGTAAACCAATTATGCCATCCCACTCCCACGACAATCCTCACCTTGCCGCTGGACCTATGCCCGGCAGGTTCAGTGCCCGGCCGGAGCTGCACGCTCCTGGACCCACAGCTAATTTTGGTTTAACGGCCACAACCAAAATTAGCGTAGATGCTTCTCTAGCTGGTGCTGTAATCGGGAAAGGAGGAGTGAACTCGAAGCATATATGCAGGCAAACGGGGACCAAACTATCTATTAGAGACCACGAAGCGAATCCCAATCTCAAAAACATCGAGCTCGAGGGAACCTTCGAGCAAATCCAGCAAGCAAGTGCGATGGTGAGGGAGCTTATCGTCAGCATTGGTTGTGGAGGCGGGGCAGGCGAGGCGGGGAGAGACGCACCGGCGGCCTCCACTGGCAGGGGCGGAAACTTCAAGACGAAGCTCTGCGAGAACTTCGGGAAAGGGTCGTGCACCTTCGGAGATAGGTGCCATTTCGCACATGGCGAAGCTGAGCTAAGGAAAACAGGATAA
- the LOC121769815 gene encoding small nuclear ribonucleoprotein SmD3b-like, with product MSRSLGIPVKLLHEASGHVVTVELKSGELYRGSMIECEDNWNCQLENITYTAKDGKVSQLEHVFIRGSKVRFMVIPDMLKNAPMFKRLESRIKGKGSSLGVGRGRAVAMRARAQAAGRGAPPGRGSAPPVRR from the exons ATGAGTCGGAGCTTAGGGATTCCGGTGAAGCTGCTGCACGAGGCGTCTGGGCATGTGGTGACGGTGGAGCTCAAGAGCGGCGAGCTCTACCGCGGAAGTATGATCGAGTGCGAGGACAACTGGAATTGCCAACTTGAAAACATCACCTACACTGCCAAG GATGGAAAGGTCTCGCAACTCGAGCATGTTTTCATTAGAGGCAGCAAAGTCAG GTTCATGGTCATCCCAGATATGCTTAAGAACGCTCCCATGTTCAAGCGTTTGGAATCTAGAATCAAG GGCAAGGGTTCGTCACTTGGAGTAGGACGTGGGCGTGCTGTTGCAATGCGAGCTAGG GCTCAGGCTGCTGGTCGAGGAGCACCTCCAGGTAGAGGTTCTGCACCACCAGTGCGGAGGTGA